The Humulus lupulus chromosome 7, drHumLupu1.1, whole genome shotgun sequence region acagAATGAATATTAAAACGAATTTGACccatattgaaaataaaataacattaatgaatttgataaaaaaaataattaaatttaatatttagttaaaaaataataagaagCCCAAACAGAATCTTCtataaaaaaagtaataaataaataaatacgtAGAAGTGTGGCGGTGTaagcaaagaaaaataaataaataaataaaattaaattagaaAAGGAAACCGAGTAAGGAAAGAAAAGAGAGTGCGAAAATGGTTAGTTCAGTTGCCAGCTGGAGTTGGATACCGTACAAAAAACGATGATCAAAACCCATCCAACGGTCCAGAAGCACCGATCTTTACTCAattcttaagaaaaaaaaaatgaacgtGTAGAATCTTTAACTGGCTTTCTTTCGAATATTCCTTTTATCAAATTCCactctgtttttattttttatttaaaaaaataaaaaatgaaaattgtaCCAAACAAGCTCTTCTTTCATCTTCTTCTATATTAACTCACAAACACCTAAAAAAAACACAACTCAAACAACCTAAAAATAAAAACTCTTTCTCTCAAATGTGTGAAGCACCTAAAAACGCATACCAACTGTTCGAAGAAATTGGCCGCGGACGCTTCGGCACCATCGTCCGAGCCTTCAGCCCAGTTCTTGACGACTTCGTCGCCTGTAAGATCATCGACAAAAGGGTTCTCGCCGATGACACTGACAGAGCTTGTCTCGAGAAGGAGCCAAAGATCATGACCCTTTTGGCTTCTCATCCCAACATTCTCCAAATCTTTGATGTCTTTGAAAACGAAGATTTTCTCACTGTCGTCCTCGAGCTCTGCGAATCCGCTACTCTCTACGACCGCATCGTCGGCCGGACTCTTTCCGAGTCTGAATCTGCTTCTTTGATCAAGCAGCTTCTCGAAGCTTTGGCTCATTGTCACCGTCTCGGCGTTGTTCACAGAGACCTTAAGCCGGAGAACGTTCTGTTCGACTCCATGGGGAACCTCAAGCTCGCTGATTTCGGCTCCGCTGAGTGGCTTAACGAGGACGGTTTGATCGAAGGAGTGGTGGGTACGCCGTACTATGTGGCGCCGGAGGTTCTTTTGGGCAGAGAGTACAACGAGAAGGCCGATGTGTGG contains the following coding sequences:
- the LOC133790693 gene encoding phosphoenolpyruvate carboxylase kinase 1-like, giving the protein MCEAPKNAYQLFEEIGRGRFGTIVRAFSPVLDDFVACKIIDKRVLADDTDRACLEKEPKIMTLLASHPNILQIFDVFENEDFLTVVLELCESATLYDRIVGRTLSESESASLIKQLLEALAHCHRLGVVHRDLKPENVLFDSMGNLKLADFGSAEWLNEDGLIEGVVGTPYYVAPEVLLGREYNEKADVWSAGVILYIMLAGIPPFHGESATEIFQSVLRGNLRFPTRLFRSVSPSAKDLLRKMICKDASRRLTAEQALRHPWILSGGETNSMD